The genomic region GTGGAACAAAGCTCTCATGTTGCGCCCACATTTCAAGGAGTGGGTAGGTTAGCCTGAGTTCCGAGAATTCTGGCTCACCATTATAGAAGAGCGTACCTGTGAACACTTTTAGTACACTAATTGTTTGCTTGTGCATCACTGTCGCATTCGCGGACATTCCGCTTCCTTTACCCAAGCAGTCGTGGAGCGTGACGAATTGCCCATCCTTGGTCTTTCCGTGTATTGTCTCGATTTCTCCTGTTCCACCACCTTTCCCAGTCAATGACCCCATCAAATCGAGTTCTCCACCCTCATCAGGATCAAACTCTAATACTCCTGCGACACGATCATCTGGGTCTTCTGGCTGCCATTCACCCTCTTCATCAACTGGAAGCCACCATTCTCCCCAATACTCAATTTCGTGCATTAACTGGACATTCGAAGGAAGAGTTATATCAGTTAGGTAGGCCAGCTGGATGTAACGCCTGGGCCAGTAAATCCTATGACCGATATGCGCCTTGGGCCTTGACTCTATGAAGTCGCTGCTTAAGTCCCCAGAAGTGGGAACAAGGATCATGGGGACGGAACAGGGAGACCGTGTCTAAACATGTGGCTCAGACCACGAGGCCTTGACTGGCACCCTTTGCAAGGATGTGGAGTGATGCGCCGGAGAGCGCGAATAGGTGTCTTTCCTGTTCCCCACATCCGTCCCCACGCGAGGTGGAGACAGTATGTACATCGGACTCGACCTCCATAAACACTACTCGCAAATCGCTGTGATGACGGAGGATGGCGAGATCGTCGCGGAACAGCGACTCGAAAACGAACACGACAAACTCGAATCCTTTGCCAGTGAATACGCCGGCTCAGAAGTTGCCATCGAAGCGACCGGTAGCTACCGCTACGTCTACGACATCCTCGATCAGGAGATGGATGTCACGCTGGTCAACCCCTCGAAAACACGAGTGATCGCCGAGGCAAAGGTCAAAACCGACTCCATCGATGCGAAGATGTTGGCTCATCTTTTGCGGGCTGATCTCGTCGCCGAGAGTTACGTTCCGCCCGAAGACATACGGCAAGCACGGGACCTCGTCCGAGCACGAAAATCGCTCGTCGAGGAACGGACTGCCGAGAAAAATCGAGTGAGAGCGGTCCTGTCTCGGACGGGAAACAGTTTCGACGGTGATTTGTTTGGGAAAGATGGCCGTGCGTTTCTCGATGACCTGGAACTTTCGACGGTCGATCGCGGGATTATCGAAGCACACATCGCGGCGATTGACGCGTTGAACGAGCAAATCGAGAAACTCGAACACACCATCGAAGAGATTGCCGGTGCCGACGAAGATACTCAACGCTTGATGTCGATTCCGGGCGTGAGTTATTTCACTTCTCTTTTGATCAAATCCGAGATTGGTGAAATCGATCGCTTCCCGAGTGCTGATCAGCTGGTGAGCTATGCGGGCCTGGATCCATCGGTGCGGCAATCGGGAGACAAAGAAATCCGTGGTGGAATCACCAAGGAAGGATCGGCTCCGTTGCGCTGGGCACTCGTGCAGTGTGCGAACGTCGCCGTTCGATTTGACGAGTATCTCGGGAATTTCTACACTCGCTTAGAAGAACGCAAGAACCATCAGGTGGCGATCGTCGCAACAGCCCGCAAGATGCTCGTCTCGATCTTCTACATGCTCTCACGAGAGGAGGTGTACGATCCCAACGTTTCGGCCTAAGGACACACACCGCCCGCCAATAATTCATTCTCGACCAGCGACAGCCCCGCCCGACAAGAAAACAGCTACCGCCAGGAATATTGTCTGTAGAGCCTCTGAACGGTAGAAATCGAGCGCTTCCGTTTGTCCCCAAAATCATTATGTAGATTCAGAGAGGATGTTAACACGCAGCGACGTTCATAGGTGTTTAGACGCCTGATTTCACCGGTTAGAGCCCTCAATGAAACGCTCGATGTTTCGGACCGCACATTTCATGACAAGTTCACGGAATTGGCCGAACCAGGTTCTCGACCACAACATATCACCGTACCGACGCCGCAAACCGAAAAACACTGACTCAGCGTTTGAACGGAGATCATACTCGCGTTTATCAATCAACAGATTTTGTTCATATCCCATCAAATCCTTTACTCGTGTCGGAATTAGCGGTTTGATACCTTCTGCTCGAAGCCTCGTCCGTAAAACATCCCAGTCATATCCTTTATCAGCCGCGACAGCGCTCAAATCGTCCAAATTCCGCACAAGAACTTGCAAACCAACCTGTGTATCATGCGGTTGTTTCATTGAACAATGTATATCTAGGATTGCACTTGTTTTGCAATCAATAAGTACTGAGGCTTTGACTGCTTCAAATGTGTAATCGGTTCGTTTCGCGTAATGTTGGCTAGCTTGGATTCGATCAACACCGGTTGCATCGATTGCCTGAACCTCTCCGAGGTCGTACGGCTCGACTGAAAAATCCAAAACCGCTCGCCATCGTTTCATCGGAATATCTTGTTTTCTAGTACAAACTGTTGAAAAGTGAGGCACAGTTTCAGGCGTTAAACCGAGTATATTCGTTATTCTCGGCATCTCCCGGAGAACATCCATCAGTTTTCTGTATTGATGGCCGAGATACTCTTTCAAGCCCTGAATGGCAAGAATCACCCAGTCAGCATAGCCATATTTTCCCGGTCGGTAAGCCGGATCTGGCTGACCAACGACGGCTTTTTGTGCAAGCGATACCACTTCTTGTGTGAAGCGAGCGGTCTTGGTTAGCACACCTAAACCGTCTCTCTTCACTTCCTAGTAAATTTGGTATTTCTCCGGAGCTACTAGAATACTGATAGCAGCCGCACAGGCTCTAGTCTGCTCGAATTTGATCGTCTAAACAAGGCCTGCGCCTTGTATTCAGCACGCGAGTCTTGACAAGACTTGGATAGGCAGAGCGTGCGAATCCTTCTATGACACACTCCGATGGGCAGTTTGTTGGTTAAACTGTAAGATTTAACTGCAACGAATCATTCTGTTATAATTTATTTTAAATAATTATACTACTAGTTACCAGAAAGTATATGTCACTCATCGGGCTATCGCACCCATATGTACCGGGACTCAACCGGTGCGTATCCATCCCCACACGTATGATCACACGGTCAGTCACCATCGAAGAGATCGATGAGCTATACCTAATATGGAACGACCACATCAACGCCTCAGCCCTCTATCGCCGCGCCCTCCGCGAGGAAATGGACGTTCGGGATGTCGACCCTGATGAGCTCCGTGACTTCCTCGAACGGGCCCGCGAGCAAGGCTACACACTCGAAGAGATCGCTGAAACCACCAATCGCTTCGCCGATCTCCGATCACTCGTCGAAGACCAGCAGAGTCAGTCACCCACCGAAGATGCCGCCCGTGAGTAACCCGCAATGTCACAGGATACCAACCCCTCCGACCCTGAGCGTCGCACCGACCACGAGCCAACGACGACCAGCAAGATAGCCCGCCAGGCCGCCCTGACGATTGTCCTCCTAGGCCTGTTCGCTGTCCAGCCCGTCGCCGCCCAGAGTAACGCGGTCTGTAGCGCGGACAACCTCCCGAGCATGATCGAGGGGTTCTTCCAGCTGACCACCGCGCTGGGGATCGTCGGCCTCGCCATTGTCTGGCAGGCCGACTCCCTTATCGAGATGTTCACCCTGAACCCGGAGCAGAAGAAGGGGCTTAAGCGCCACAAGCGCTCCGCGATGAAGTCTGCCGTCGTCCTCGTCGTACTCGGCCCGCTGTACACAGTCGCCGGGTCGATGATGGGCCTCCCGCTGGCGCAGTGCGTCGATCTCGTCCCCTGGTGAGAAACCCGCTGTCCCCGTCGCAAGCCCTATGAACCACCGAGAGCTCTCCATGCTCATGATCGGCTTACTCGTGACGAGCCTAGTCACGGGTATCGTCGCAGCCGACCCGCCGCGACCGGGGACGGAGGACAACGGGCTCACGGAAAACGAGTCGTCAACGCTCTGGTCGCGCGATGCGGACACCTACATCAGTCAGGAAGAGTACAGTCAGCGCTATGGTGACGAACGGACGGCGATACACCAGCTCGCGAACGGAACGGACATTACGTTCAAGCGGCCGCCTGCAACCGCCGCAACCTGGACCCGGAACGATTTCGAGGACCTCGAAGCCGGAGGGTCGGACACATCTGTGTATCCGCCTCACGCGTCGCTCGAAGACGGGGTGTTCATCGAGGACGCCCATGCGACCGTGTTCGCAGTGCAGCCGTCCACCCGAGGCCACCTCGAGTCCGGTGACACTCCACTCTATATCGCGCCGAATGGAACGATGCGCGGGTTCGTCGATTACCGCGTCCGTATTCCAAACGGGAGTTCCTCCGGCAACAAGACTGTTGAGTGGTCGCTCACGAATGACGAGATCGAGGAAGTGCGGTTGAAGAAAAACGAGAAGACCATCGCGAGAACAGATGGGTCGCACACGCCGGCTATTAACTATCGGATCGACGACGACTGGAGTGCCACCCTCAGCCTCGAAGCGGAGATCCACGCTCGGCTGAAAAAGACGATCCGGATCGACCGGGGAAATGGGACTGACGTCACTGTCGTCTACCGCACGGAGTCACACAACGTCTCGGACTCGGTCGACGTCGAGATTTATGACCTCTCGGCGTACCCCTACTACGCCGAGTACCCCGATGGCGATGCTGGGGTGGCTATCTTTCAGTCCCGACCGTGGCAAGGATATACGCTCACTGACGAGGGGAACGCAAGCGTGCGTGGTGTTTGGCGGTTCTACACCGCTCGGAACACCAACTGGGATACGCTTGTTCGGTCGGATCGGACGGATAGTGCTACTGTCCAGTCTGACGCGATTCCGGTCTACGTCCACGCGTATCCCTCGCGGATCGGCCCGCGTGCCGAACCAGTTCGAGACGGGCCGGAGCTCATTGATACATGGGGGACTGACCGCTCGTCGCCGGTCGGAACCATCGGCGAGAACATCAACATCGACATCATCAACGAGGCCTACACGACGACGTACGGTGTCGCCGTTCGAGCCCAGAACGTCGACCGTGAGGCGCTTAACGTTGCGGGGATCGTCAGGGGCGTGAATGCCTCAATTGTTGAGCCAGATGCTGGCTCTGAGCGGCAGCTCCGGCGCAGCAACCTCTCCGTAGAGGT from Halanaeroarchaeum sulfurireducens harbors:
- a CDS encoding IS110 family RNA-guided transposase; its protein translation is MYIGLDLHKHYSQIAVMTEDGEIVAEQRLENEHDKLESFASEYAGSEVAIEATGSYRYVYDILDQEMDVTLVNPSKTRVIAEAKVKTDSIDAKMLAHLLRADLVAESYVPPEDIRQARDLVRARKSLVEERTAEKNRVRAVLSRTGNSFDGDLFGKDGRAFLDDLELSTVDRGIIEAHIAAIDALNEQIEKLEHTIEEIAGADEDTQRLMSIPGVSYFTSLLIKSEIGEIDRFPSADQLVSYAGLDPSVRQSGDKEIRGGITKEGSAPLRWALVQCANVAVRFDEYLGNFYTRLEERKNHQVAIVATARKMLVSIFYMLSREEVYDPNVSA
- a CDS encoding IS5 family transposase — its product is MKRDGLGVLTKTARFTQEVVSLAQKAVVGQPDPAYRPGKYGYADWVILAIQGLKEYLGHQYRKLMDVLREMPRITNILGLTPETVPHFSTVCTRKQDIPMKRWRAVLDFSVEPYDLGEVQAIDATGVDRIQASQHYAKRTDYTFEAVKASVLIDCKTSAILDIHCSMKQPHDTQVGLQVLVRNLDDLSAVAADKGYDWDVLRTRLRAEGIKPLIPTRVKDLMGYEQNLLIDKREYDLRSNAESVFFGLRRRYGDMLWSRTWFGQFRELVMKCAVRNIERFIEGSNR